A region from the Macrobrachium nipponense isolate FS-2020 chromosome 47, ASM1510439v2, whole genome shotgun sequence genome encodes:
- the LOC135204787 gene encoding bestrophin-2-like, with the protein MTVKYTQKVASQRGFGSFAKLLLRWRGTLYKMVWQDVLVYLILYYSISLLYRLALEGDSKKTFEDLVLTCARFRDLIPVSFVLGFYVSLVVDRWWGTYKSIPWPDTTAILVATYIKGQDPEARLIRTTVLRYVNLAIAMTFSMISPGVKDRLPTLQHFAGAGYLTDSELKILEDLESRVGVHKAYVPTLWACKLVEKARREGRIRTDGLEKVIVEAILNVRGKCGELMGWNEHNIPLVYTQVVTIAVYSFYVFSLLGEQILDPSQGYDGHTIDIYFPVFGILQLMVYVGWIKVAEALLNPFGDDDHDFEFIPLLDRHLKMSNLLGNTEESELPPFIQEPPGNGTTTHNSRLIDSGDFVRSTSFQTIDSCN; encoded by the exons ATGACTGTGAAGTACACACAGAAGGTCGCCAGTCAAAGAGGCTTCGGGTCCTTCGCGAAACTACTACTCAG ATGGCGCGGAACACTCTACAAGATGGTGTGGCAAGATGTTCTTGTTTATCTCATCCTTTACTACAGCATCTCCCTCCTTTATCGCTTGGCCCTCGAAGGAGACTCGAAGAA AACATTCGAAGACCTCGTCCTGACGTGTGCCCGTTTTCGAGATCTGATCCCCGTATCGTTCGTTCTGGGGTTCTACGTATCTCTAGTCGTGGATCGTTGGTGGGGGACATACAAGAGTATTCCCTGGCCGGACACGACGGCCATTTTGGTCGCAACGTACATCAAGGGTCAG GACCCCGAGGCTAGGCTGATTCGCACTACGGTCCTCAGGTACGTCAACCTCGCAATCGCCATGACCTTCTCCATGATATCTCCCGGGGTCAAAGACCGCCTGCCAACGCTCCAACACTTTGCCGGTGCAG GATACCTGACTGACTCAGAACTGAAGATTCTCGAGGACCTGGAAAGCCGTGTCGGGGTACACAAGGCTTACGTCCCGACTTTGTGGGCATGCAAGCTGGTGGAGAAGGCGAGGAGGGAAGGTAGGATACGCACGGACGGGCTTGAGAAGGTCATCGTGGAAGCCATACTTAACGTCAGGGGTAAATGTGGAGAGCTTATGGGCTGGAATGAGCACAACATTCCCTTGGTGTATACACAG GTAGTGACTATCGCCGTGTACTCCTTCTACGTGTTCTCCCTCCTGGGGGAACAAATCCTAGACCCATCACAGGGGTATGATGGCCACACCATAGACATCTACTTCCCGGTTTTCGGTATTCTCCAGCTGATGGTGTACGTTGGTTGGATCAAGGTAGCAGAGGCTCTTCTCAATCCATTCGGGGATGACGACCACGATTTCGAGTTTATACCACTCTTGGACAGGCATCTAAAG ATGTCTAACCTTCTAGGGAACACGGAAGAGAGCGAATTGCCTCCCTTCATCCAGGAACCGCCTGGAAATGGCACCACGACCCACAACAGTCGCCTTATCGACTCTGGAGACTTCGTTAGATCGACTTCCTTTCAGACGATCGACAGCTGCAactga